Proteins encoded by one window of Ignavibacteriota bacterium:
- a CDS encoding chloride channel protein produces the protein MTEFMYMILMAVMIGIVAGFGSVGVKYLIEFISDWVFSGEGTILERVMATPWYMLLIIPTVGGIIVGPFAHFVVPASKGHGVTEVIHSLLTKGGIIKPVVAIGKSITSAVTIGTGGSVGYEGPIVHIGASIGSSVGQFFRVPTRRLRTLVGCGAAAGIAATFNMPIAGALFAIEVIMMDYAAFQLFPIIISSVIATVISHHYIGNFAEFNASPIVLSSSFEIFNYFILGALCGLIAFLMIKSLYYFEGFFTEQVKVPEYMKPAIGGLMIGAIGIFYPQIIGVGNDSISLALDNNFFWLTAMILVFIKIVSTSITLGSGGSGGMLSPALFVGAMTGFAFGEAMNFIDPSTSFDSGSYAFIAMGGLIAGTVRAPLTAILMVFELTRQSSAILPLMIVVSISMILSSKLSRESVYTLKLIMNKIQIKSFGENSILKSIPVSEIICKNYIALPENAKFSEIANKLLSGADSCISVHTMKGKYLGIISINILKDTLLDRDHLSDVVIAGDIADKAIPKVTLDTSCYEVMELCRARNIDGLPVVDSVDTSKQVGIIWLKDVNDILQIEMDKMEHTTDLASKISRINKEHDIAFMPGYVIAEIQVPEHFVGRTIAGLKVRSNFGIDIISIKSQTDKGIVIKALPKPDYILKDKDAMIVAGEAEKVNILKGIS, from the coding sequence ATGACAGAGTTCATGTATATGATTCTAATGGCTGTCATGATAGGAATCGTTGCGGGATTTGGTTCAGTGGGTGTAAAGTATCTTATTGAATTTATAAGCGATTGGGTTTTTTCCGGCGAAGGTACAATACTTGAAAGAGTAATGGCTACTCCATGGTATATGCTTCTAATAATTCCCACAGTTGGTGGAATAATAGTAGGACCATTTGCACATTTTGTAGTTCCTGCATCAAAAGGTCACGGTGTAACAGAAGTTATTCACTCGCTTCTTACCAAAGGCGGAATCATTAAACCTGTCGTAGCTATTGGAAAATCTATCACATCGGCAGTAACAATTGGCACAGGAGGATCTGTCGGATATGAAGGTCCTATAGTTCATATTGGCGCCTCAATAGGCTCTTCTGTTGGGCAATTCTTCAGAGTACCGACACGAAGGCTTCGCACACTTGTCGGATGCGGAGCTGCGGCAGGTATAGCTGCGACTTTCAATATGCCTATAGCCGGAGCATTGTTTGCAATTGAAGTAATTATGATGGATTATGCAGCATTTCAGCTCTTTCCAATTATCATTTCATCTGTGATAGCAACTGTAATATCGCATCATTATATTGGGAATTTTGCAGAATTCAACGCTTCTCCAATAGTATTATCAAGCAGTTTTGAAATATTTAACTATTTTATACTTGGTGCTTTATGTGGCTTAATTGCATTTTTGATGATAAAATCCCTTTACTACTTTGAAGGATTTTTTACTGAGCAAGTCAAAGTACCGGAATATATGAAGCCTGCAATTGGCGGGCTTATGATAGGCGCCATCGGGATATTTTATCCTCAGATTATCGGAGTTGGCAATGATTCGATATCGCTTGCTCTCGATAATAATTTCTTCTGGCTTACAGCCATGATATTGGTTTTCATAAAAATTGTTTCCACGTCAATAACTCTCGGTTCGGGTGGCTCAGGCGGTATGCTTTCGCCTGCACTATTTGTTGGAGCTATGACAGGATTTGCTTTCGGTGAGGCAATGAATTTTATTGATCCGTCAACTTCGTTCGATTCCGGCTCTTACGCATTTATTGCAATGGGCGGACTTATTGCCGGTACAGTAAGAGCTCCACTCACTGCCATTCTGATGGTTTTCGAGCTAACCAGGCAATCTTCAGCAATACTTCCTCTGATGATAGTGGTAAGTATTAGTATGATTTTATCATCTAAGTTATCTCGTGAATCGGTTTATACCCTGAAATTGATAATGAATAAAATTCAGATTAAGTCTTTTGGGGAAAACAGTATTCTCAAGTCTATTCCTGTAAGTGAAATTATATGTAAAAATTATATTGCTCTACCGGAAAATGCTAAATTCAGTGAAATTGCAAATAAGCTATTGTCAGGTGCTGATTCTTGTATTTCAGTGCATACTATGAAGGGAAAATATTTAGGGATTATTTCGATAAATATTCTTAAAGACACTCTTCTTGACAGAGACCATTTAAGTGATGTTGTAATTGCGGGAGATATAGCTGACAAGGCTATACCAAAAGTCACTTTAGATACTTCTTGTTATGAAGTTATGGAACTTTGCAGAGCAAGAAATATTGATGGATTACCTGTTGTTGATTCTGTTGATACAAGCAAACAAGTTGGTATAATTTGGCTCAAAGATGTTAATGATATTCTCCAGATTGAAATGGATAAAATGGAGCATACTACTGACCTTGCTTCCAAAATTTCAAGAATCAACAAAGAGCATGATATTGCTTTTATGCCCGGATATGTAATAGCTGAAATACAGGTTCCTGAGCATTTTGTTGGCAGAACGATTGCAGGTCTGAAAGTCAGAAGTAATTTTGGAATTGATATAATTTCAATTAAGAGTCAAACTGATAAAGGAATTGTTATAAAAGCCTTACCTAAACCGGACTATATTCTTAAAGATAAAGATGCTATGATTGTAGCAG